AAGGTTCACCAAATAATTTAAAAGCAAAGAAATTTTCTTCGCGTACAAAGTCTTCCATTGAAATATTCGTGGTGTAGCCGCCGTAGCAGTGTTCCATAACATGGGCAGCTTCTGACTCTACCTCAATCAAACCCATAAAATCTACTACCTTAATACCCGTCCACTTAACATCTAATTTTGACCAGCGGGTTACACAGTGAAAGTCTGCTGTGAATTCATGTTGAGGTAGTGCCATGAAATCTGACCAAGTAAAGACAATGGGTTTCGCCAAACCCCAAACCCGAAATTCCCAATCTTCTGTGCCGACTTGGGGTGTTGCACCGTAGGTTAATACGGGGAAGCCTTTAGCCAAATGTTGACCAGGGGGTACGCGTTCGCTTTCTGCTTGATTTGGTTTCTGAAAAAATTTACCTAGCATACTATCTTCAATATCGGGAGGAAAAAATAGGAAGTGCCAAAAAAAGAGTTTTCATTACATCTTGAGTTTTGGTATCGATTGAATCTATTAATAATTGAACATAAAATATTCCTAGTTTGTTGAATTTACCGATAGCTTTACCAACATTTACCCATCGTCTAGCGCGACTTGCTTTTGTTGGCATTAACGGTGAATTGCTTTTTGAAATCACTGGTACTCTCTGCATGGAGATAATCCTTAGAGTAAAAGTTTAAGTCCCCGACGCTCGATGACTCGCTAACGCTTCGCTATCGCTCAACGCAGTTAAGATGTCTTGCCCAAAGCAACACTATTAACAAGATAGTTTGAAGATAATCCGAACTAGGGAAACATTCGGAAGTTCGTACCAAACTGCGTCTCAATTGAGCTAGTCAAACACGTAAGACTTGTTTCTTACAAGCTCAGTGGCTTCAGCCCTGAGTTATTGACCCTTTTAGTGAACACTTACATAGACTATATATCCAGATAGTTTACTGTTTATATGATTATTTGATCATCAGTCGTAAGTACAAGGTAATGGTAATTGTACGCAATTACTCATTACCAAATTCTTATCGACTTAATTAGCTTTTGTGGGCTAGCTCTTATTGCTCAGGAATTATTCTTCTTCCTCTTCTTCAGCAGTTGGATAGACAAATGTAGAACGTCCAGTCAAAATCGACTTGCCCAGTGAAATAGCTTTTTGAGCTTCAACAACGGCTTTATGTCTCCAGGTAGCTCGACGTTTATCTCGTTTGGATTTGGATGTTTTCTTCTTAGGAACAGCCATAATAGCGGATATCGCAATTCTTGACAACCTTTTTATTCTAAGCGATCAACTCAACTAACCCAACATTTCACAAAATTGGGCATTGGGCATTGGGCATTGGGAGAAAAAATTGCTCCCCATCTCCCCATCACCCCATCACCCCATCTCCCCATCTCCCCTGCTACTTTTGTGGCTCACTCGGAGGAGGGAAATCACCAGGTCGGGCTGTTGGTTTTGTATCAAGGTTTATGGGTTCTGTGGGTGCTGTGGGAATAACGGGAGCTGCTTGAGTTGGGTTAGCTGTGGGAATCACAATAGCTGCTTGACTTGGGTTAGAAGTTGACTGATCTTTGTCAAACCCAAGTAGCGATCGCGCTGTTTTGAAGTAAGTCGCCCAACGTTGAGCATCGGGGCGGGTACGCCATTGCTGACGACTGACTTCTAAAGCTAAAACTGGGGCGATCGTGCCATCAGTTTGTACGGTAATAATAATTGAAGTATCTGTTACTAAAATATCTTGGTCGAAACTGCGTTGAGCAGCAGCTCTGGCAGTGGCTTCCGCTCTTCTGAGTATGGTTTCGTAGGTTTCACCTGGTAGTCGGTCAATAGTCAAGTCAACTCTGGCTGTATAAGCTCGCACAATCTGGGGTGTGAGCGTCTCTGTCAAAATCCAGACGGGTACTGTCCAAAAAATTAAAACTATTAACGGAAATATCCGGATCTTCTTGCCAATTTGGCTAATAACTGGAAAGGGAATGATCCATGATAGTTGGTGAGCAACACTCTTGGTCATGACTTGATGGCTCCTTATTGATGAAAATTAATGTGAGTATTTTCCGAGCATAAATTGTAATTAAAAATACTAAAAAATCATGGCTCGATGAGAATCTCCTAGACTATAAGACATAGGTTAGCTTTGTTTTTTCAGCAAAGCCAACCGCAATTTTAGGCAACCAAACCACAACCTACAAAGAGCGGGATGGCAAATTACTGGGCGATCGCTATTGGCATCAATCAATATCAGTTCTTTCAACCTTTACGTTGCGCCCAAGCAGATGCCGAGGCGCTAAAAGATTTTTTGGTTAAAGAGGCTGGTTTTGCACCCCAACGCTGCCTGTTGATGACAGATACTTCGCCGCCGATTGGGGATAGATCCGCATATCCAACTAAGGAAAATATTCTTTTGTTGCTTGAGGATTTGATTGCGGCTTGTTGGCAACCGCAAGACCATTTATGGTTATTTTTCAGCGGTTATGGGGTTAACTACGAGGGCAAAGATTACTTGATGCCAGTGGAAGGAAATGCCAAACTAGCACAGGAAACTGGTATAGAAGTGCGATCGCTGATGCAAAGTCTGCAACTAGCTGAACTTAATGTGTTGCTGCTATTTGACATCAACCGCGCTTCTGGTAGTCAAGCGGATGCTCCTGCTGGACAAGAAACCCTAGAATTAGCCGAAGAACTACAACTTGCCACAATTGTTTCTTGCCAACCAGACCAATTTTCTCGCGAAAGTAGCGAGCTAGGTCACGGATTCTTTACAGCGGCATTATTAGCAGCTTTGCGTTCTGGTAAAGGTAGCAGCTTGACAGAACTAGAAAGCTACTTAAGTATTCTCACTCCAGAATTATGTCAACATTACTGGCGTCCTACACAAAACCCCGTCACCGTCATCCCATCAAGGCAGCATGACATTTTGCCTGATGTGGGCATACAAAGTAATAGTGTAGAAGTCCCCAGCACAATCGAACCCAGTGAAGTAGAACCAATTATTTTTCCCGAAGAAACCTTTGCTGTGGCAGTTGCAGCCCCCTCCCTCGGAGAAAAATCTCCCATACCAAGAGCCAAATCGCCAAAATTGGGCATGTGGGGAGAAGCCCAAACGGTAAAAACTACCCCCAGTGATACCTCAGCAGCAAAATCGTCGTTGACATCAGGGGTCGAAAACTTCGAGGAACAAGAATTATCATCGCCTACTGACTTACTGACAACACAGCACCTTAACCAGCAATCCCAAACAGCCGCACCATCTCAGGAGGTAGGTGGAGGCAGGTTTCTCCCGAATGTTCCTCAAGCTTACGTATCCCGCTTACCAGCCAATAAGGCAAACACTGCATTGTGGAAACAGTTTTTATTGTGGGGTGGCGGCACTATGCTGGTAGTAACTTTAATTTCTGTAGTGGTTCTCCGTAATCAAGCACAAATTTTGAGAGCTAGACAGTTATCAAGAGCATCACCTAATAATGTCTCAAATGTCCGCGCAATTTCCGAGACACCCACAGTAATTACACCAAAAAATCAATCTAGCGCCCAAATAGGCTCTAGTCCCGAGTCCAAAAAGCGCAACCAAGCAGTGCTAGACCTAGCGAAAAAATCACTCAAACAAACTCAAGCCAGCGATTTGAGCAAAGCCATCGCCACTGCT
Above is a window of Nostoc sp. UHCC 0702 DNA encoding:
- a CDS encoding sulfite oxidase-like oxidoreductase; the protein is MLGKFFQKPNQAESERVPPGQHLAKGFPVLTYGATPQVGTEDWEFRVWGLAKPIVFTWSDFMALPQHEFTADFHCVTRWSKLDVKWTGIKVVDFMGLIEVESEAAHVMEHCYGGYTTNISMEDFVREENFFAFKLFGEPLPAEHGGPMRLVVPHLYAWKSAKWINGLEFLNHEELGFWERNGYHRRGEPWAEERYSSAFGI
- a CDS encoding RRXRR domain-containing protein, which codes for MQRVPVISKSNSPLMPTKASRARRWVNVGKAIGKFNKLGIFYVQLLIDSIDTKTQDVMKTLFLALPIFSSRY
- a CDS encoding 50S ribosomal protein L32 encodes the protein MAVPKKKTSKSKRDKRRATWRHKAVVEAQKAISLGKSILTGRSTFVYPTAEEEEEE
- a CDS encoding caspase family protein, translated to MANYWAIAIGINQYQFFQPLRCAQADAEALKDFLVKEAGFAPQRCLLMTDTSPPIGDRSAYPTKENILLLLEDLIAACWQPQDHLWLFFSGYGVNYEGKDYLMPVEGNAKLAQETGIEVRSLMQSLQLAELNVLLLFDINRASGSQADAPAGQETLELAEELQLATIVSCQPDQFSRESSELGHGFFTAALLAALRSGKGSSLTELESYLSILTPELCQHYWRPTQNPVTVIPSRQHDILPDVGIQSNSVEVPSTIEPSEVEPIIFPEETFAVAVAAPSLGEKSPIPRAKSPKLGMWGEAQTVKTTPSDTSAAKSSLTSGVENFEEQELSSPTDLLTTQHLNQQSQTAAPSQEVGGGRFLPNVPQAYVSRLPANKANTALWKQFLLWGGGTMLVVTLISVVVLRNQAQILRARQLSRASPNNVSNVRAISETPTVITPKNQSSAQIGSSPESKKRNQAVLDLAKKSLKQTQASDLSKAIATAQKIQPGEPLYEQAQENIKIWSRMILDLAEGRAKQKQYSNAIAAAQLITENQALYAKAQAAIAQWRLEAKQYLANRTLLDAANALIKPGQASTYNRAIEVAKKVPQGQPGFDLAQKSINNWSEKILDIAKSRADQGDLTAAIETATLIPEVTAVYEDAQEAIQKWQKK